TGTTCGCCGCCAAGGCGTTCACGCAGGCCCCGCTGACGCTGGACTACAGCTTCCTCCAGCAGATGCTCGCCGAAGTCGAGGTGGGCGTCATCGAAGACGGCACGGCCATCGGCACGGCCCTGGCGATGGCCGTCAACCGCTTGAAGGAAACTGACGCGAAGAGCAAGGTGGTGATCCTCCTGACGGACGGCCAGAACAACCGGGGCGAGATCGACCCCGTGACGGCCGCGGAAGTGGCCGAAGCCGTCGGCGTGCGGGTCTATACGATCGGCGTGGGCGCGCATGGCGAAGCGCCGTTCATCATCGATCATCCCTTCGCCGGCCGCCAGCGCCGCATGGTGCCCGTCGAGATCGACGAGGACATGCTGCGCAACGTGGCCGAAAAAACCGGCGGACAATATTTTCGCGCGACCAACAAGGAAGCGCTGAGCACCATCTACGAAGAAATCGGCAACCTCGAAAAGACCAAGGTCGAGGAACGGATCTACACCGACTATACCGAGCGCTATGCCACGTTCCTCTGGCCGGCCTTCGTATTGCTCCTGCTGGAGGTCCTGCTCTCGTCGACGCGACTGAGGAGGTTTCCTTGAAGGGTTCAAGGTTCGA
The Rhodothermales bacterium genome window above contains:
- a CDS encoding VWA domain-containing protein, giving the protein MEFAQPYWLFLLLLAPLLGAWEYWRARRKRAGMQFSNIASVKAAPRSVWTYLRGLPSLLRVGAFVLGVIALARPQDRDTVVERFAEGVDIIMVLDTSTSMRAQDFEPNRFEAAREVAGEFVKGRVSDRVGLVVFAAKAFTQAPLTLDYSFLQQMLAEVEVGVIEDGTAIGTALAMAVNRLKETDAKSKVVILLTDGQNNRGEIDPVTAAEVAEAVGVRVYTIGVGAHGEAPFIIDHPFAGRQRRMVPVEIDEDMLRNVAEKTGGQYFRATNKEALSTIYEEIGNLEKTKVEERIYTDYTERYATFLWPAFVLLLLEVLLSSTRLRRFP